A genome region from bacterium includes the following:
- a CDS encoding peptidylprolyl isomerase gives MRSRFFFVVFALMLAALAIAAYKPKTGETVIKMSINNKGDIYIKMFPKDSPKTVANFASLVKKGFYNGIKFHRIEPNFVVQAGDPMSKKLPISDPSLGSHGSDTPVTFENNKLTHKTGTIAMALTAPKSNTGDSQFFVNLSDNDFLNGNYCVFGKVVDGMKIVEKLKKGDVITKAVVLKGAAKKK, from the coding sequence ATGAGATCACGATTTTTCTTTGTCGTATTCGCACTAATGCTCGCCGCTTTGGCGATTGCTGCTTATAAACCAAAAACAGGCGAGACGGTTATTAAGATGAGCATCAATAACAAAGGTGATATTTATATCAAGATGTTTCCCAAGGACTCGCCTAAAACAGTCGCTAATTTTGCATCGCTGGTCAAAAAGGGATTTTATAACGGCATTAAGTTTCATCGAATAGAACCTAACTTTGTTGTCCAAGCTGGTGACCCGATGAGCAAGAAGCTTCCTATAAGCGATCCATCACTCGGTTCTCATGGCTCCGACACCCCTGTTACATTCGAGAATAACAAGCTAACCCACAAGACAGGCACCATCGCTATGGCCCTGACCGCGCCCAAAAGCAACACTGGTGACAGCCAGTTCTTTGTCAATCTATCTGATAATGACTTCCTAAACGGCAACTACTGCGTCTTCGGCAAAGTTGTCGACGGCATGAAGATAGTTGAAAAGCTCAAAAAAGGCGACGTTATCACCAAAGCTGTAGTACTCAAAGGGGCTGCAAAGAAGAAATAA